ATTGGCTTGACAGGAGATGGTCGATTTTTTCGTGGAGTTGCCGGATCTCGAGTTCCGCCTTGAGATTCACTTGATAGTCGTTCACCGACCGCATGCGATCCTTCGCCTCCTGACGGTTCTGGCTCATCATGATGATCGGCGCCTGGACAGCAGCCAAGCATGAAAGAAGCAGGTTGAGGAGAATGAAAGGATAAGGATCGAAGGGGCGCGCCAAGAGGACGATGCTGTTGATTGTCACCCATAGCAGCATGACGCCGAAAAATATGAGAATAAACCGCCAGCTTCCGCCAAAGGAAGCGAGCCGGTCGGACCAAATTTCGCCCGTGGTCCGATTCTTCTGAAAATCGTCGGCGACGTTGGTGGACAGAAGCTCGTGCTGCCTGAGGCTTTCGACCACGTCGCGTTCGATGACGGAGAGTTCACCTTTCTCCTGCTCTAGAAGCGATCGGATGGCGGCCGCCCGGAACTGGTTAAGGTCGGTTCGGCAAATATAACCGCCAGCCGACCAGTCGGGATGGTTCGGGCGAATCTGCGCGACGATGGCTTCCCGAATCAATTCTGCGGGAATCATCTCGGCGGCGCGCTTCGACTTTCCACATATTTGGCAGACAAAATAGCTAGTTTTTGTCATCGTGCACCGGCTTTCCCCATACGATCCTTCGACTGGCCCGCATGATATCGGAAGATAACCGGGCGGCGAATGATGCTGCCAAGGTTGTTCTGGGCGGAGGCGTTTTTTGGCCGGCCAGCGCCCATCCGCCCCGGACCATTTCCCGGTTGGATCGGCGAGTCTCGGTGGGGAAGCCGGGCCTAGCCGACCGAGAAGGAATTGCCGCAGCCGCAGGAGGTAGTCGCGTTGGGGTTGCGGATCGCGAAGGCCGAGCCGACCAGGTCTTCGACGAAGTCCACCTCGGCGCCGGCCAGGTATTCGCGGCTGATGCTGTCGATCACGACCCGGATTCCGTTTTGCGCGATCACGGTGTCGTCGTCGCTGGTGACGTTGTCGAAGGTGAAATTGTATTGGAAGCCCGAGCAGCCGCCGCCGGTGACGGCGATGCGGAGCATATAGCCGTCACCCGCTTCCTTGGTGACGAGCTCGGCTATGCGGCGGGCGGCGTTTCCTGAAATCGTCATCGGGGCTTGGTTTTCCATGGCGTCCATCTTAAGGCATCTTCTCGGCGGCGGTCCATAAAGCCGGTGGCCAGCTTTGGATGTGGGGGGCTTTCCGGATTTAATCAATGTTTTTAATCGGTTCCCCAGAGCGGCTTGGCGACGGGAAACGGCAAGCCGCCCGTTGCGCGGTGGTGTTGCTTCCGAGTAGTGTCCCGGCCATGGGAACGCTTGCCCCTTACGCCTGCGATCCGAACGCGAGCCGTGGCCGGCTTTACGCGGAGCCGGAAAGCACCATGCGGACGGTCTTTCAACGCGACCGCGACCGGGTCATCCATTCCACGGCCTTCCGCCGCCTCAAATACAAGACGCAAGTCTTCGTTTACCACGAGGGCGACAACTACCGGACCCGTCTCACCCATACCCTCGAAGTGGCCCAGATCGCCCGCGCCATCGCGCGCGCGCTTTCCCTGAACGAGGATATGGCCGAGGCGCTGGCGCTCGCCCATGACCTTGGCCATCCCCCCTTCGGCCATGCCGGCGAAACC
The Pseudomonadota bacterium genome window above contains:
- a CDS encoding DUF1003 domain-containing protein — translated: MTKTSYFVCQICGKSKRAAEMIPAELIREAIVAQIRPNHPDWSAGGYICRTDLNQFRAAAIRSLLEQEKGELSVIERDVVESLRQHELLSTNVADDFQKNRTTGEIWSDRLASFGGSWRFILIFFGVMLLWVTINSIVLLARPFDPYPFILLNLLLSCLAAVQAPIIMMSQNRQEAKDRMRSVNDYQVNLKAELEIRQLHEKIDHLLSSQWERLVEIQQIQIELMDEVAKRRP
- the erpA gene encoding iron-sulfur cluster insertion protein ErpA; translation: MENQAPMTISGNAARRIAELVTKEAGDGYMLRIAVTGGGCSGFQYNFTFDNVTSDDDTVIAQNGIRVVIDSISREYLAGAEVDFVEDLVGSAFAIRNPNATTSCGCGNSFSVG